The Methanolobus sp. WCC4 genome includes the window CTTCAGGAATATACATGAAATTCACCGGGATATTCGATTCAAACCTATGCTGTATACATACATCGTTTTTGCAGAGATGCTAAAGGCATGCTTACATCTCTTCAAGAAATTAAGACTAATATTATATAAATATATTATTTTATTTAACAGTTTTATTGAGATAACTGGTTAAAAAGTGGTTGAATTGGAGATGCATGATATGTAGAGTCAGAAATGATTATTTTTGTAATGGTTATTTTTGTAATCATTACAAAAATAATCATTGTTTGAAGACAATAAAAAAAGGGAATATATTCAACTTAGAAAGTTATTTATAACTATTAAAAAGATTCCATACATGGGTACTTGTCAGGATTTACTGGACAAATCTTACTTATTCAAGTCAAAAGAACAATATAAAGAAGCGTTTGAATTTGCTATTTCTGCCAGAGATTGTGCCGAAAAAGCAAATGATGTTAAAATTTTATCATGTGCTCTATGTATGATTGGTTCCATCTTAAATATTGCAGGATTTAACAAAGAACAGGTTCTTGAATACTACCTGCAAGCTTTAAGTATTCAGGAGAAACTTGCTCAGGAAAAATCATTTTATTATAAATGGGTTGCTAATACTCAAAATTACCTCGGGAGCCTGCTCACTGATATGGGGAAGGAAGAGGAAGCAAAAGAAATCTACGAGCGATCTCTGAAACTATATGAGACTCTTCTGTCTGCTAATCCAGAAAATACAATGTACCAGTCATTGGTTGTTAACATTTTGAACGTTCTCGGAATGCTGCTCATCGAAATGGGGAGGGAAGATGAAGCAGAAGAAAACTACGAGCGTGCTAAAAAAATAAATCCAAATATTCTTTCTGCTGACACAGAACATATGACTTACCAGTCAGATGTACCTCTGACCCTGAACACACTTGGAGATTTGCTCAGTGACATGGGGAGGCAAGAGGAAGCAAAAATAAACTACGAGAGAGCTATAGAAATCAGAGAGATTCTTCTGTCTGCTGACCCAGAAAATCCGACATACCAGTCATGGATTGCTAACACTCTTAATAGCCTTGGTGCTCTGCTAAATGATATGGGGAGACAGGAGGAAGCGAAAAATAGCTACAATCGCTCTCTGGAAATCAGAGAGTCTCTTCTATCGGATGATCCGGAAAATACGGCGTACCAGTCAGACGTAGCTATGACCCTGAACAACCTTGGAAATCTGCTTAAAAAAACGGGGAAGCAAAAGGAAGCAAAAAAGAGCTACAATCGGGCTCTTGAATTATACGAGTTTCTTCTTTTTACTGACTCAAAAAACATTGAATACCAGTCATGGGTTGCTAACACCCTGTACAACTTCGGTAATCTGCTCGGTGATATGGGGAGACCGGATGAAATGAAAAAAAGCTACGAGCGTGCTCTTAAATTATACGAAGCTCTTCTGTCTAACGATTCCAAAAATACTGTATACCAATTACGGGTTGCTAATGCTCTGAACAACCTTGGTGCTTTGTTCAATGAGATGGAGATGCCGGAGGAAGCGAAAAACAAATTCGATCATGCTCTTACATTATACGAAGCTCTTTTGTCTACCGATCCCGAAAATACTGTATACCAATTACGGGTTGCTAATGCCCTGAACAATCTCGGTGCTCCGCTCAGTGAGATGGGACGGCATGAGGATGCGAAAAATAAATTCGAACAGGCTCTTAAGCTTTACGAATCTCTTCTATCTGCTGACCCCGGAAATAATATGTACCGGTCAGACGTAGCTATGACTCTGAACAATCTCGGTTTTCTGCTTTGTGAGATGGGGCAGCAAGAAGAAGCGAAAAAGAAATTCAATCAAGCTCTTAAACTCTATGAGTATCTTCTATCTGCTAATCCAGAAAATACTGCGCACCAGTCATTGGTTGCTACCATTCTGGAAAAACTCGAAAATCTGTCGACTTGACAAGTTGTCTAAATCACAATATTGAGAATTGTGATCTTATAACAGATACTCTATTTTCACAAAAAACGAAAATAAAATCGTATGCCATCAGGCACACGACATTACTTTTCAATAACCTTCTTATACATCCTTGCCTGGAAGCCGTGGTACTTTGCAAAGCCCTCGGCATCCTTCTGGTCGATGGTCGCACTGTCAAAGGACACGAGGTCTTCTGAGTAGAGTGCATACGGGGATGTCCTTGCGAGTATGATGACGCTGCCCTTGTGGAGCTTCACGGTAACGGTACCGGTGACACGTTCCTGGGTCTTGTCTATGAAAGCGTTGAGGTCTGCGTAGAGTGGTTCGTCAACGAGGCCGTAGTAGGCAAGTTCTGACCACTGGTCGTCAACACCTTTCTTGAACTTGAGCTCTGCCCTTGTGAGAACCAGCTTTTCGAGGTCCTTGTGGGCTGTGAGGAGTACTGTAGCTGCAGGGTGCTCGTAGTTCTCACGTGCCTTGAGTCCGAGGACACGGTCCTCGATCATGTCGGTCCTGCCAACACCGTGGGAACCTGCGATCTCGTTGAGCTTGATGATAAGGTCAACACCGTTCATCTCCTCGCCGTCAAGTGAGACAGGGACACCGTTCTCAAAGCCGATGACAAGGGTCTGGCCTTCTGGTGCTGCTTCAGGGGAAACTGTCCACTGGTAGATCTCCTCAGGTGGGATGAATCCGGGGTCTTCGAGCTTACCGCCCTCGATACTGCGGCTCCAGATGTTCTCGTCAACACTCCATGGCTTTGCAGATGTGACACTTACTGGTATGCCGTGTTTCTTAGCATACTCGATCTCCCATTCACGGGTTAGGTTCATGTCCCTCATTGGTGCGATAACATCCATGTCAGTAAGACGGAAAACTGCCTCGAAACGGAGCTGGTCATTGCCTTTGCCGGTACAACCGTGTGCAAGTGCAACAGCGCCTTCCTGTTCGGCGATCTCAACGACCTTCTTGGCGATGAGTGGACGTGCAATGGATGTTCCCATGACGTATCCTTCATAGTCACCATTGGCCTTGATAAGCGGGAATATGTAATCATTGACGAACTCCTCACGCACATCAAGGGTGAAGTGCTTGTCACTGATCTTCTGTGCCTTCTCTGTAGCCTGTTTGACATCATCCTCAGGCTGTCCTACATCAACGGCAACTGTAACAACCTCATCGTAGCCGTATTCCTCTTTGATGAGCGGGATGCACACTGAGGTGTCAAGTCCGCCTGAATAAGCAAGTACTACTTTCTTTGTCATAATATCTGATCCTGAATGATTGAATAGTAAAAAAGTAAAAAAGGGCCTGAAATGATCAGGCCATTTCCTTATGATAGTCGTTAATGGATTTTACTTCTGATTCACCGGACTTCATGGAAGATATTGCATGTGATGCTGCAACAGCTGCCTGAATCGTGGTGATATACGGAACCTTGAAATCCACTGCTGCGCGGCGTATCCTTGAGCCGTCCTTGCGGGACTGCTTGTTGGTTGGGGTATTGATCACAAGAGCAACCTCATCCCTGCGCATCATGTCGATGACATTTGGACTGCCGTCGTGTACCTTCTTGATGATATCCATTTCGATTCCCTTCTCCTCGAGGAATGCAGCAGTACCGCGGGTACCGATAAGATCTATACCTGCATCCTGCAGCTTTCGTGCCACATCTACAAGTTGTTCCTTGTCCTCGTCCCTGATGGACATGAAGACCTTGCCTGAGAGTGGCAGGAGATTATCAGCACTGAGCTGTGCCTTGAAGAAAGCACGTCCGTAATCGTAATCCACACCCATGACCTCTCCGGTACTCTTCATCTCAGGACCAAGTATCGGGTCTGCTCCTGGGAGTTTGTCGAATGGCAAAAGCACTTCTTTCACTGAAATATGTTTGACCTTTGGTTCATCCATTGAAGTGAAACCGAGTTCCTTCAGGCTCTGTCCCATAATTACATGGGCTGCGATCTTTGCCATTGGAAGTCCGACTGCCTTGGATACGAATGGAATGGTCCTGCTTGAACGTGGATTTGCTTCAAGCACATAGACCGTGTCATCCTGAAGTGCCATCTGAATGTTCAGAAGACCCTTGACATTGAGTGCAAGTGCGATCTTGCGAGTGTAATCACGTACTATCTGAAGTGTTTCCTCGGAAAGTGACTGCGGTGGGATCACACATGCAGAGTCACCTGAGTGAACACCTGCTTCTTCGATGTGTTCCATGATAGCACCGATGAGCACATCCTCACCGTCACATACGGCATCAACATCGATCTCAACAGCACCCTCAAGGAAATCATCTATAAGGATCGGATGTTCTGGTGAAACACTTACTGCCTCACGCATGTAGCGTTCCAGGTCGTTCTGGTCATAGACGATCTCCATGGCCCTTCCACCAAGAACGTATGATGGCCTCACAAGTACAGGATAATCGATACGGTTAGCAATAGTGATCGCTTCTTCCTGTGATGTTGCATAACCTGCATCCGGCTGGTTGATCTCCAGTTTCTGCATCATGAGATTGAACCTTTCACGGTCCTCTGCGACATCGATATCGTCAGGTGATGTTCCCATGATGACGGTCTTAAGATCAGTACGCCTTTTAAGTTCCTTCTCAAGTGGTATAGCAAGGTTGACAGATGTCTGACCACCGAACTGCACCAGTACTCCATCCGGATTCTCACGTTCGATCACGTTCATTACGTCCTCGAGTGTCAGAGGCTCAAAGAAGAGCTTGTCTGAGGTGTCGTAGTCAGTGGATACTGTTTCAGGATTGTTGTTAATGATGTGGGCCTCGATCCCCTCATCCCTGATAGCGGTCACCGCATGGACGGTACAGTAATCGAACTCGATTCCCTGGCCGATACGTATAGGACCTGCACCGAGGATCAATATCTTCTTATTATCGGTTGGCTCGACCTCACACATCTGTTCGTAACATGAATAATAGTAAGGTGTTGCAGCTGCAAACTCTGCTGCACAGGTATCTACCATCTTATATGTGGACTTGACTTCCAGTTCTCGCCTGAGGTCATTGATCTCCTCACGGGTCTTGCCTGCCATCTCAGCGATCCTTGCATCTGTCAGACCCATGCGTTTTGCATCACGCAGGATGTCTGCAGATAATTCACCGGATCCTGCTGCCTCCTTTATGGAGTTCTCCATGTCAATGATGTTCATGATCTTCCTGAGGAAGAAAACATCAATTCCTGAGAGCTCTGAAACCTCTTCGATCGAGAATCCATTTGCA containing:
- a CDS encoding tetratricopeptide repeat protein, producing the protein MGTCQDLLDKSYLFKSKEQYKEAFEFAISARDCAEKANDVKILSCALCMIGSILNIAGFNKEQVLEYYLQALSIQEKLAQEKSFYYKWVANTQNYLGSLLTDMGKEEEAKEIYERSLKLYETLLSANPENTMYQSLVVNILNVLGMLLIEMGREDEAEENYERAKKINPNILSADTEHMTYQSDVPLTLNTLGDLLSDMGRQEEAKINYERAIEIREILLSADPENPTYQSWIANTLNSLGALLNDMGRQEEAKNSYNRSLEIRESLLSDDPENTAYQSDVAMTLNNLGNLLKKTGKQKEAKKSYNRALELYEFLLFTDSKNIEYQSWVANTLYNFGNLLGDMGRPDEMKKSYERALKLYEALLSNDSKNTVYQLRVANALNNLGALFNEMEMPEEAKNKFDHALTLYEALLSTDPENTVYQLRVANALNNLGAPLSEMGRHEDAKNKFEQALKLYESLLSADPGNNMYRSDVAMTLNNLGFLLCEMGQQEEAKKKFNQALKLYEYLLSANPENTAHQSLVATILEKLENLST
- a CDS encoding argininosuccinate synthase, whose product is MTKKVVLAYSGGLDTSVCIPLIKEEYGYDEVVTVAVDVGQPEDDVKQATEKAQKISDKHFTLDVREEFVNDYIFPLIKANGDYEGYVMGTSIARPLIAKKVVEIAEQEGAVALAHGCTGKGNDQLRFEAVFRLTDMDVIAPMRDMNLTREWEIEYAKKHGIPVSVTSAKPWSVDENIWSRSIEGGKLEDPGFIPPEEIYQWTVSPEAAPEGQTLVIGFENGVPVSLDGEEMNGVDLIIKLNEIAGSHGVGRTDMIEDRVLGLKARENYEHPAATVLLTAHKDLEKLVLTRAELKFKKGVDDQWSELAYYGLVDEPLYADLNAFIDKTQERVTGTVTVKLHKGSVIILARTSPYALYSEDLVSFDSATIDQKDAEGFAKYHGFQARMYKKVIEK
- the carB gene encoding carbamoyl-phosphate synthase large subunit gives rise to the protein MPKRDDIKKILLIGSGPIMIGQAAEFDFSGSQACRSLKEEGYEVVLVNSNPATIMTDPDTADAVYIEPIEAKTIEKIIAKERPDGLIAGIGGQTGLNITSELAENGVFEKYGVELLGTSLEAIKNTEDRELFKQAMEKIGEKVPRSTAVSSLKEAEALIDELGLPLIIRPAYTLGGAGGGIAYSREELLEITERGLRRSRINQVLVEESVLGWKEFEYEVMRDSNDTCIVICNMENLDPMGVHTGESIVVTPSQTLNDEEHQVLRSAAIKIIRAFGIEGGCNIQFAAKDGEYRIVEVNPRVSRSSALASKATGYPIARVTAKIAIGMALDEILNDVTKKTPASFEPTIDYIVTKIPRWPFDKFVTADNTLTTAMKSTGEVMSIGRTIEESLLKAVRSLDIKMNFGNGEWSNNEVKTLLKTPTSERLFVIYHALANGFSIEEVSELSGIDVFFLRKIMNIIDMENSIKEAAGSGELSADILRDAKRMGLTDARIAEMAGKTREEINDLRRELEVKSTYKMVDTCAAEFAAATPYYYSCYEQMCEVEPTDNKKILILGAGPIRIGQGIEFDYCTVHAVTAIRDEGIEAHIINNNPETVSTDYDTSDKLFFEPLTLEDVMNVIERENPDGVLVQFGGQTSVNLAIPLEKELKRRTDLKTVIMGTSPDDIDVAEDRERFNLMMQKLEINQPDAGYATSQEEAITIANRIDYPVLVRPSYVLGGRAMEIVYDQNDLERYMREAVSVSPEHPILIDDFLEGAVEIDVDAVCDGEDVLIGAIMEHIEEAGVHSGDSACVIPPQSLSEETLQIVRDYTRKIALALNVKGLLNIQMALQDDTVYVLEANPRSSRTIPFVSKAVGLPMAKIAAHVIMGQSLKELGFTSMDEPKVKHISVKEVLLPFDKLPGADPILGPEMKSTGEVMGVDYDYGRAFFKAQLSADNLLPLSGKVFMSIRDEDKEQLVDVARKLQDAGIDLIGTRGTAAFLEEKGIEMDIIKKVHDGSPNVIDMMRRDEVALVINTPTNKQSRKDGSRIRRAAVDFKVPYITTIQAAVAASHAISSMKSGESEVKSINDYHKEMA